The Drosophila yakuba strain Tai18E2 chromosome X, Prin_Dyak_Tai18E2_2.1, whole genome shotgun sequence DNA segment ATTAAATGGATAGCAATATAATAGGTCCAAGCTATTCACCTTATGAAGTTTTATAAATACGGAAAAGGCATAGGCAAACATGGAATATTCCCATTTTGTTGGGCCAAGGAAATCACTGCCCAATGGTGaaataaagcaaaactttACCGAACGGAGTGTCATTCAATGCGGAGGGAAGAAAAGAGCATTGCGAGCTTTCCAAGGGCGccgcaaaaagtttgtttcgtGGGTGATTTTGtattgtttcgtttttgtttggcatttggcagCAAAAGTTGGCTtagtgtttttgtttcgtgtTGGTCCTCTAGTAACACACACAGACTTACCCGAAAAGGCCACACTTTGAAACACTAGATGTTGGTTGGAACGATAATTTAGATGGGTTAGACTCTTGCGTACAACAATTTGGCAAACTTTCTTGTCGCCAGCATTTCTAAGGGGTTTGCGATAATGCGGGTATgtgctataaataaaatggtcttaaagaaacaaacaaatctcGAAAAACGGACTGCTCTGCCTGGCTACCCATACAAGGTGTTGACTGACTAACTGATTGGCTGACTGATTGGCTGGTTGACTGATTGACTGATTGAATAACTAATTGGAGGTCTGATTGTTGTGGTGTTTCTGTTTCGTCTgattttgtttgggttttagCGATGGAGTAACCTATTAAATGGATCTGATGGGATGGATTCCGCAACAGGAGGACGGTGATAAAGGAAACCCCTGATATGCGCTCAACAAACACCCATTAACTTACCGCTCGGCCTGGCCTGGGCGGTTCCAAAAAtgacaataaaattatataaaagtaatgtacataatatacataatatacacaacaaaaaacacacacacggtACGAGAGGCAGAACCAAACCAAATCGAAAAAcgggggggaaaaaaaataaaaaagaaaaataggGAGAATCGATGTAAATAAAGTGTGCATCGTGGGCAAACCGACTTACTGTGCTTCTTCTTCATGGGCAGCGGCGGTGGCTCCTGGTCCAAGTGGCGCTGATCGAACGCACTGCAGCTGCCACTCCCCGCCAGCTGGAGGCGGGGTCCCTCGATCAGGCTGTGGTGCTTGGAGTGCCACTGCTGCAGCTGCCCGGCGGACGCGGTGTGCGGATGGTGATTGAGGTGATGGAGCGGCGACAGTTGGCGCAGCTCGGCCACCTCTGACTGGCTGCTCCGGTGGCTGGCCCAGCCGGAGGAGGACAGCGCGTCGTCCAGCTCATCGCCAACAACGGGCGACTCGTGGCGGGTTAGGCTGCTCCGTTGGGTGCTCTTTGGCGGCAGGGCGGGCGCCAGTTCGGCCGGCGTCGTcgtctgctgctgttgctgctgctgctccaattcgctgctgctgctcccatagccggtggtggtgctgctgctggtggttgtggtggtgcaGCTACTACTGCTCGAAGATATATGACGCTGGCTGTGCGACACCGACTGGCTAATCTGCTGGTactcgctgctgctgccgacCGCCGTCGACTCACTGATGCTAAACGCAATCTCCGAATTGCTGCTGGACGACTTCGTGGAGGACTGGATGCTGTAGTCCGTCGTCTGTGTGGAAGTGCGAAACTCGCGCATCGACACGAAACCTGCCGATGGAAGGAGAGCGTTAGAAATAGTCCGAAAGTGCAGACCTCGTTGTGGGTAATTGGAAGCCAAAACCAAGcgataattaaataataagcCGAAGGAAAGCCGTGGAAAGGATCAGGTGGAAGGCGGGAGGATAAAGCCAACTTTTTACAGCATCTATTGATGAGTCTGGACAAACATAGATACAAAATGCCTAACGATGAATTGGGAGGGGATTCATTGGCCGTGCATTGGCCGTGCAacagatacaaaataataagCGGGATTTTAAGTACGATGATAGATGTTCTGGGTACCCGATTCGTTTGAGTGGCGATTGCTGTTAGTTTCCCCGCCACCAgtcgctgcagcagctgcaccttcggctgctcctccagttccgccaacaacaccaccaccaacaccaccagtCGCAAGTGGTGTCTGCATTTTGTCCTCGACTGCGGCGCCTGCGTAACCGGTGGATTCTGTACGGAATTCGTTGATTGGGGGGGCCACCACTTGAGTTGAGCAAAGTGAGGGAAGTGGCGAAGCCTTGCGGCAATACTCACTGTAGCTGACCATCTTGTCCATGTCCTCGTCCATCATCGTTGGCATCTTCGAGAGCGAcctcagctgctgctgctgttgctgttggtggtcCTCCTCCTCGCGTGAGTGATTCAACGCCGAGTCAAAGGAGCACTGACTATTCTCATCCGGTGACCGCGACCGCACAGATAGGCTGTGGAAGATGCACCAATTAGTGATTTCTAATAGATCCCTAGTCTGCAAGTCACTTACCGATCCACGCCATAGTTCAGCAGCGAGATGTTGGAACTGCAGTCCAGGTCCAAGTTCAGGCTGATATTATGGGGCTGGGCGTAGGAGGCGGATGTCAACGATGAGCAGCCGACCACCGCAGCGCCAGCAGGTGCGCCCGGCTGGCTGCGTCTCTTGGGTGGCAACGGCGGCGGATTACTGGCCCTATTGGGTAGCGGTGGCTTTGGCGGTGGACTCGTGTCGCGCAGGATGCTTTCGGTGCTGTGCGAGCCGCGCATGGGATTCACATTGTGCTGCTCCAGTATGTCGCGTTCCTTGGGCGTGAGTGCAATGTCCGGCAACGAAGTTCGCTGGGCAGCTGATTCGGCGGCTGAAACGCGCATGATGCCAGTGCCGGGAACACTCACTCCCGGCGAGGCGGTGACCGCACCCATGATCTCCGCCGCCGCTCCAATGCCGCCCAAACCAGATCCACCATAGCGAAAGGCGCACTGATCCTGCTCCTTCAGTTTGCCCTGCGCCAGCGTAACGAGATTCTGTGCATGAAAATGTAGAATTGTGGAATCATTATCGTTAGAAAACGTACCGTGTGTATAAGGAAAGTTAGCAAGACTCACCCGCACAGCATCCTCCAGAAGATCAATGACCTCTCGCACATTCTCGTTGCTCAGGGAGGCGCACTCGCCGCTGTCCTCGGAGAGCATCACCTCGTCGCAGAGCTTGATGAGCTTGCCCAGGCTCTGGTAAACCTGCTGTGTGGCGCAGCTCATGATGGCACTGTTTTCATTCAGGGTGTACGTTTGGATCACTGCggcagcaaagcaaaaggaTCATTTAGGATACAAGCCGAGGAAGTCGAGGAGTGGATACTTACCGGAATACATGCTGGCTATGGTTTCCAGAATGACCGTTCCGTTTCCGGGCAACACCTCCAGCTTCTTCTTTAGTATGACATCCCGGAAATGCTTGAGCGCGTTCGAGATGTCCTTGACGTGCGTCTCCAGAGTTTGGGTGGATCGCTGCACCTCCTCGGTGGTGGGCGGTGCCTTGGAGCCGTGCTTGGTCCGCGGACTGTGCGGCGAATGGGAGCGACCCAGTGTATTGTTGGTGGTGCGCATCAGGGAAATCTTCTCGATGAGGTCGTCCTTAAAGGAGCGCGCTCGGCGTGCTAGCTTGGTGCCCTTCAGACTGTTCTTGTGGCCCGAGGATCCGGCACTGGGTGGTGCCGGTGGCACTCCACTTCCACCACctgctccacctgctcctcccACCCGACTAGATCCTGCGGGCGTGCcctgcagctgctggtgctgcgtGTGATGGTGGTGCGTGGGTGGTGGCGGAGTGCAGGCGGTGGAGTAGCTGCCGCTGttgatgctgttgttgctgctgctgctgcagccgccACCGCCCACTCCGATGCCACTGGAACAGGCGCCGGGCGTGGATGGAGAACTGATGCTGCCGTCTGCAAGAGAAGGTATTTCGAGCACTTTATTAATTCATAGGCATTAcatatcaatatatttttgaatggTAGCAAAAATACGAGTTTCATAGGATTCTAcaatatgtatgtttatagcATGGGATTTGTCTTTCCTGTTCGAGCAGCATTCTTGAATGCcaatttgaaaatcaaaagttGCCCCATTTGAAACCACAATCTTTTGCAATATATGGCAATGTAGGTTTCGTTTCGTACTTTTCATCATTTGGTTAAGTAAGACGAATATTTTAAGGTCATTCTACACTGGCTAAGCTAGctgcaaaattgaaaatcttTCAGAGTTAGCCAAAGATCTTGAAAGATGTTTCATTGCCCCTTTACAAcgattaaatatatatatataccctTCTCATTCGAATCTTGAAACGTGTATACTTAAAAGTGGAATAATTACAGCTGAAATGAGCATATGTAATACAAATTCCTAGCATTCCCATTTCGGAATCGTTCATGCGAGCacaatcattttcatttcggaACTTTTTAAAGAGCCAAAAACCGAGAAACCGATGAGCACCACCCACCAAGCGAAAAGCCCGGCGAGTAGCTTTCACTTACGGCACACCGCATTCTTGAGCGGCACAGGTGTGTCCATCTCCATATCGAACTCCCTATCCACGgtcacatccacatccacatcggcatccacatccatctGCAGTGGAATCGCTGGCGTTGATAGCGCCAATCGTGCCAGCTTTTTGTATTTGCGACGTCTGTGGAATTTGATGCTATGCAACGTGTTACCGGTGGCACTGATGCTGTtgcaggtgctgctgctgcagttgccaTTGCTACTTGGGCTATGATTGTTGTTGGAGTCGCATGGCGACCACGACTGCCGCTGCGTCTTCCAAAGACGGTGGTGATTGTGATGGtgatgattatgatgatgatgatggagtCGGTGctgatcatcatcatcgtggCTGGCACTGCTGGGATACGGATTCCGATTCGGTTTCGGACTTGGACTCGGATGCGGTGGCAATTGCTTGACCGTGTACGAATAGAAATGCCAGCGGTCGGCCAGCGCACAGTCGCTCAAAAAAGATTCATCAAACTGCGGCATAATGTTGCATaatggcagcggcagcaacagcaacacgcataacaacaatttgttgtgGCTTAAATATGCCtggccaaaacacacacacgttgGCCCAACTGATTTCTCCAAATAGCGATAAGCGATAGCAGCAACATTGGTTTGTATAAGATTGTTGTTTCAAGCGATTGGCCGTCGATTCGATTACAACATCAATTCATTTTTCTGTTTCGGCatgttttaatgttttacATTGATTATTTCACTTTCAGTTTGCAGTTGTATTTTCGAAAAAGTTTTGACCACTGATAAATGCTATATCCGTTGAGGAAGTAGACTTAAATGCTTTCTGATCAtgttcttttgcttttgcaagAACTCCGATAGGCAATTTAAGCGATTACCGATTCTAGCTAACTGAAATATCTGTAATAAGTATCTCAGATTACTTCAATTGGCCGTAGTGATTTccgtatattattttcttaaatgttTAAAGGCTATCAAGCCCTAATTTCCGTTTCTTACTGCTCTGCCCGATTGTGGTACCACTTGTCTTTTGCTTTACGTATAGTTCAAGTGCGATTTCCGCAATTTTCCCAATAGGTTTTCATTCACCACCACACTTCGGCACTTTGGcacttttgcatttttgaactTGAAATATCAACAGGCTGATTGGTACAATCGCCGATAAGCGATAAGCACACACTTTGCTGCACTTCCAGGGCAATTTCTTTCACTTTCAAGTGCAATTTTCTGCGCTCGTTTTTCCTTTTGATTTTTCACCACCATCAATCCATACATCCATCTCGTTGTCGCACCGCCCCCGCAGTGGCCAATCTATCTGGTTGGCCTCTGGGTGAGATGTTGATTAAATAAATCACAAATAAAGATGATTATATTTAGATGCTGGCGCTCTGCCGTCGTCAGCTGTCGTCGTAGTCCGTTCgcgttgccgttgccgttgtcgttgtcgttgtcgacTGGAAAGCGCACTGAACTATGAAAATCCGCAAACGGGCAAAGCAAAAGACGACCGACCGACCAGGCGGCAAAAGCGAGTGTCCGAGTCTTGGAGACCCGCTAACCGGCCAACGGCAATGGCAACACATTAGCAatatagccatatagccatatagcaATACCAGCAATACCAtcaatagcagcagcagcatacGAGAGCCGCCGAGGGAAAAAAGAGCCCCAAATGGCACTTGCCCACCTGGCAATCGCCCTCTCACCATCTCTCCTGATCTCTCCTGCTGCTCTCGCCACATCGCTCTTTCTCGCCAAGATTCATCAAACAAATCACACATATTCATTTTCACATCACCGCTAATCCAAATGGGCTACAATAGTATCCATTCAATAGGTCTCGCAAATCGAATTTAAgtattcaatatatatatattctcaaCGATTTGATGACTTTGCCACTTTAAGATGACAAGTTCTTTTTACTGTTTTTACTTGCAGGTACACCCACTTTCTCGCTGTGCAGCCCGCGGTTTGCGGCTCTTTCCTTGCGCCCGGGAGGCTGCTCTCCATCCGCAGAGCTCTCCGCCAATTATCAATCAGCT contains these protein-coding regions:
- the LOC6524076 gene encoding guanine nucleotide-releasing factor 2 isoform X13, with the translated sequence MRVLNTELRLRFKNRKPRPFNRAASADDAMDLGTGMGMGMQTGTGTGIANGTEIGLRLNGATSMNGSISSPSTPGACSSGIGVGGGGCSSSSNNSINSGSYSTACTPPPPTHHHHTQHQQLQGTPAGSSRVGGAGGAGGGSGVPPAPPSAGSSGHKNSLKGTKLARRARSFKDDLIEKISLMRTTNNTLGRSHSPHSPRTKHGSKAPPTTEEVQRSTQTLETHVKDISNALKHFRDVILKKKLEVLPGNGTVILETIASMYSVIQTYTLNENSAIMSCATQQVYQSLGKLIKLCDEVMLSEDSGECASLSNENVREVIDLLEDAVRNLVTLAQGKLKEQDQCAFRYGGSGLGGIGAAAEIMGAVTASPGVSVPGTGIMRVSAAESAAQRTSLPDIALTPKERDILEQHNVNPMRGSHSTESILRDTSPPPKPPLPNRASNPPPLPPKRRSQPGAPAGAAVVGCSSLTSASYAQPHNISLNLDLDCSSNISLLNYGVDRLSVRSRSPDENSQCSFDSALNHSREEEDHQQQQQQQLRSLSKMPTMMDEDMDKMVSYSFVSMREFRTSTQTTDYSIQSSTKSSSSNSEIAFSISESTAVGSSSEYQQISQSVSHSQRHISSSSSSCTTTTTSSSTTTGYGSSSSELEQQQQQQQTTTPAELAPALPPKSTQRSSLTRHESPVVGDELDDALSSSGWASHRSSQSEVAELRQLSPLHHLNHHPHTASAGQLQQWHSKHHSLIEGPRLQLAGSGSCSAFDQRHLDQEPPPLPMKKKHILAYMEICSASTRSIEQHRHTMHACNISRNISHSQTMNIMPMSKELSPELEIPPALPPKNYKQRKATSMVASPTLQPIIVSTPPPSPKPALGENGSTGRPDSRMATVCEELNDAVGSDDAMPEPRSPVLDSNENVSAVDDVRTFYCHSHQLPSEMKMSEDASNADQPITTPQVLEEQEEPTAESRPLVAVHEAGKPENADDEAEGEAEAERADMLINMLEEVNITRYLILKKREEDGPEVKGGYIDALIVHASRVQKVADNAFCEAFITTFRTFIQPIDVIEKLTHRYTYFFCQVQDNKQKAAKETFALLVRVVNDLTSTDLTSQLLSLLVEFVYQLVCSGQLYLAKLLRNKFVEKVTLYKEPKVYGFVGELGGAGGGPGTGIAGSGGCSAGGGGNQPSLLDLKSLEIAEQMTLLDAELFTKIEIPEVLLFAKDQCEEKSPNLNKFTEHFNKMSYWARSKILRLQDAKEREKHVNKFIKIMKHLRKMNNYNSYLALLSALDSGPIRRLEWQKGITEEVRSFCALIDSSSSFRAYRQALAETNPPCIPYIGLILQDLTFVHVGNQDYLSKGVINFSKRWQQYNIIDNMKRFKKCAYPFRRNERIIRFFDNFKDFMGEEEMWQISEKIKPRGRRPVNY
- the LOC6524076 gene encoding guanine nucleotide-releasing factor 2 isoform X3, with translation MPQFDESFLSDCALADRWHFYSYTVKQLPPHPSPSPKPNRNPYPSSASHDDDDQHRLHHHHHNHHHHNHHRLWKTQRQSWSPCDSNNNHSPSSNGNCSSSTCNSISATGNTLHSIKFHRRRKYKKLARLALSTPAIPLQMDVDADVDVDVTVDREFDMEMDTPVPLKNAVCHGSISSPSTPGACSSGIGVGGGGCSSSSNNSINSGSYSTACTPPPPTHHHHTQHQQLQGTPAGSSRVGGAGGAGGGSGVPPAPPSAGSSGHKNSLKGTKLARRARSFKDDLIEKISLMRTTNNTLGRSHSPHSPRTKHGSKAPPTTEEVQRSTQTLETHVKDISNALKHFRDVILKKKLEVLPGNGTVILETIASMYSVIQTYTLNENSAIMSCATQQVYQSLGKLIKLCDEVMLSEDSGECASLSNENVREVIDLLEDAVRNLVTLAQGKLKEQDQCAFRYGGSGLGGIGAAAEIMGAVTASPGVSVPGTGIMRVSAAESAAQRTSLPDIALTPKERDILEQHNVNPMRGSHSTESILRDTSPPPKPPLPNRASNPPPLPPKRRSQPGAPAGAAVVGCSSLTSASYAQPHNISLNLDLDCSSNISLLNYGVDRLSVRSRSPDENSQCSFDSALNHSREEEDHQQQQQQQLRSLSKMPTMMDEDMDKMVSYKSTGYAGAAVEDKMQTPLATGGVGGGVVGGTGGAAEGAAAAATGGGETNSNRHSNESGFVSMREFRTSTQTTDYSIQSSTKSSSSNSEIAFSISESTAVGSSSEYQQISQSVSHSQRHISSSSSSCTTTTTSSSTTTGYGSSSSELEQQQQQQQTTTPAELAPALPPKSTQRSSLTRHESPVVGDELDDALSSSGWASHRSSQSEVAELRQLSPLHHLNHHPHTASAGQLQQWHSKHHSLIEGPRLQLAGSGSCSAFDQRHLDQEPPPLPMKKKHILAYMEICSASTRSIEQHRHTMHACNISRNISHSQTMNIMPMSKELSPELEIPPALPPKNYKQRKATSMVASPTLQPIIVSTPPPSPKPALGENGSTGRPDSRMATVCEELNDAVGSDDAMPEPRSPVLDSNENVSAVDDVRTFYCHSHQLPSEMKMSEDASNADQPITTPQVLEEQEEPTAESRPLVAVHEAGKPENADDEAEGEAEAERADMLINMLEEVNITRYLILKKREEDGPEVKGGYIDALIVHASRVQKVADNGRHSQRKQKQHKHTKSHSHGHLPNSSVVSVNFHSIRAAFCEAFITTFRTFIQPIDVIEKLTHRYTYFFCQVQDNKQKAAKETFALLVRVVNDLTSTDLTSQLLSLLVEFVYQLVCSGQLYLAKLLRNKFVEKVTLYKEPKVYGFVGELGGAGGGPGTGIAGSGGCSAGGGGNQPSLLDLKSLEIAEQMTLLDAELFTKIEIPEVLLFAKDQCEEKSPNLNKFTEHFNKMSYWARSKILRLQDAKEREKHVNKFIKIMKHLRKMNNYNSYLALLSALDSGPIRRLEWQKGITEEVRSFCALIDSSSSFRAYRQALAETNPPCIPYIGLILQDLTFVHVGNQDYLSKGVINFSKRWQQYNIIDNMKRFKKCAYPFRRNERIIRFFDNFKDFMGEEEMWQISEKIKPRGRRPVNY
- the LOC6524076 gene encoding guanine nucleotide-releasing factor 2 isoform X10 — protein: MRVLNTELRLRFKNRKPRPFNRAASADDAMDLGTGMGMGMQTGTGTGIANGTEIGLRLNGATSMNGSISSPSTPGACSSGIGVGGGGCSSSSNNSINSGSYSTACTPPPPTHHHHTQHQQLQGTPAGSSRVGGAGGAGGGSGVPPAPPSAGSSGHKNSLKGTKLARRARSFKDDLIEKISLMRTTNNTLGRSHSPHSPRTKHGSKAPPTTEEVQRSTQTLETHVKDISNALKHFRDVILKKKLEVLPGNGTVILETIASMYSVIQTYTLNENSAIMSCATQQVYQSLGKLIKLCDEVMLSEDSGECASLSNENVREVIDLLEDAVRNLVTLAQGKLKEQDQCAFRYGGSGLGGIGAAAEIMGAVTASPGVSVPGTGIMRVSAAESAAQRTSLPDIALTPKERDILEQHNVNPMRGSHSTESILRDTSPPPKPPLPNRASNPPPLPPKRRSQPGAPAGAAVVGCSSLTSASYAQPHNISLNLDLDCSSNISLLNYGVDRLSVRSRSPDENSQCSFDSALNHSREEEDHQQQQQQQLRSLSKMPTMMDEDMDKMVSYSAAVEDKMQTPLATGGVGGGVVGGTGGAAEGAAAAATGGGETNSNRHSNESGFVSMREFRTSTQTTDYSIQSSTKSSSSNSEIAFSISESTAVGSSSEYQQISQSVSHSQRHISSSSSSCTTTTTSSSTTTGYGSSSSELEQQQQQQQTTTPAELAPALPPKSTQRSSLTRHESPVVGDELDDALSSSGWASHRSSQSEVAELRQLSPLHHLNHHPHTASAGQLQQWHSKHHSLIEGPRLQLAGSGSCSAFDQRHLDQEPPPLPMKKKHILAYMEICSASTRSIEQHRHTMHACNISRNISHSQTMNIMPMSKELSPELEIPPALPPKNYKQRKATSMVASPTLQPIIVSTPPPSPKPALGENGSTGRPDSRMATVCEELNDAVGSDDAMPEPRSPVLDSNENVSAVDDVRTFYCHSHQLPSEMKMSEDASNADQPITTPQVLEEQEEPTAESRPLVAVHEAGKPENADDEAEGEAEAERADMLINMLEEVNITRYLILKKREEDGPEVKGGYIDALIVHASRVQKVADNAFCEAFITTFRTFIQPIDVIEKLTHRYTYFFCQVQDNKQKAAKETFALLVRVVNDLTSTDLTSQLLSLLVEFVYQLVCSGQLYLAKLLRNKFVEKVTLYKEPKVYGFVGELGGAGGGPGTGIAGSGGCSAGGGGNQPSLLDLKSLEIAEQMTLLDAELFTKIEIPEVLLFAKDQCEEKSPNLNKFTEHFNKMSYWARSKILRLQDAKEREKHVNKFIKIMKHLRKMNNYNSYLALLSALDSGPIRRLEWQKGITEEVRSFCALIDSSSSFRAYRQALAETNPPCIPYIGLILQDLTFVHVGNQDYLSKGVINFSKRWQQYNIIDNMKRFKKCAYPFRRNERIIRFFDNFKDFMGEEEMWQISEKIKPRGRRPVNY